The Sesamum indicum cultivar Zhongzhi No. 13 linkage group LG1, S_indicum_v1.0, whole genome shotgun sequence genome includes a window with the following:
- the LOC105156633 gene encoding cellulose synthase A catalytic subunit 1 [UDP-forming], with product MEANAGMVAGSHKRNELVRIRHDSDSGPKPLKNLNGQICQICGDTVGVTASGDLFVACNECAFPVCRACYEYERKDGNQSCPQCKTRYKRQKGCPRVDGDDEEEDIDDLEDEFNYSQGKSKARSQWLGDDVELSASSRRESQQPIPLLTHGQSVSGEIPPSTQDTHSVRSTSGPLGPGDRVQSLPYVDPRRPVPVRIVDPSKDLNSYGLGNVDWKERVEGWKLKQEKNMVQMTNKYSEGKGDIEGTGSNGEELQTADDARQPLSRVVPIPSSHLTPYRVVIILRLIILGFFLQYRCTHPVKDAYPLWLTSVICEIWFALSWLLDQFPKWYPINRETYLERLALRYDREGEPSQLAPVDVFVSTVDPMKEPPLITANTVLSILAVDYPVDKVSCYVSDDGAAMLTFEALSETAEFARKWVPFCKKHNIEPRAPEFYFAQKIDYLKDKIQPSFVKERRAMKREYEEFKVRINALVAKAQKMPEEGWTMQDGTPWPGNNTRDHPGMIQVFLGHSGGLDTDGNELPRLVYVSREKRPGFQHHKKAGAMNALIRVSAVLTNGAYLLNVDCDHYFNNSKALKEAMCFMMDRVLGKKTCYVQFPQRFDGIDLHDRYANRNIVFFDINLKGLDGLQGPVYVGTGCCFNRQALYGYDPVLTEEDLQPNIIVKSCCGTRKKGRSANKKYIDKKREMKRTESNIPIFNIEDMEEGVEGYDDEKSLLMSQKSLEKRFGQSPVFIAATFMEMGGIPPTTNPSTLLKEAIHVISCGYEDKTEWGKEIGWIYGSVTEDILTGFKMHARGWISIYCMPPRPAFKGSAPINLSDRLNQVLRWALGSIEILLSRHCPIWYGYNGRLQLLERLAYINTIVYPLTSIPLLAYCVLPAICLLTNKFIIPEISNFASMWFILLFVSIFATGILEMRWGGVSVEDWWRNEQFWVIGGTSAHLFAVFQGLLKVLAGIDTNFTVTSKASDDDGEFAELYVFKWTSLLIPPTTVLIVNLVGIVAGVSYAINSGYQSWGPLFGKLFFAIWVIVHLYPFLKGLLGRQNRTPTIVIVWSILLASIFSLLWVRIDPFTSEATRRAANGQCGVNC from the exons ATGGAGGCAAATGCCGGAATGGTGGCTGGATCGCACAAGAGGAATGAGCTTGTTAGAATCCGGCATGATTCTGATAGTGGG CCGAAGCCCCTGAAGAATTTGAATGGTCAGATATGCCAAATATGTGGAGATACTGTTGGAGTGACTGCCAGTGGTGACTTGTTTGTTGCTTGCAATGAATGTGCTTTTCCAGTTTGCCGAGCCTGTTATGAGTATGAGCGGAAAGATGGAAATCAGTCATGCCCGCAGTGTAAGACTAGGTACAAGAGACAGAAAG GGTGTCCAAGAGTTGACGGTGATGATGAAGAGGAAGATATTGATGATTTGGAGGATGAGTTTAATTATTCTCAGGGAAAAAGCAAGGCTAGATCTCAATGGCTTGGAGATGATGTTGAGCTATCTGCATCTTCTAGACGTGAATCACAGCAACCAATCCCTCTTCTTACCCATGGGCAGTCA GTCTCTGGTGAGATTCCTCCTTCTACACAAGACACGCACTCGGTCAGGAGTACTTCAGGACCTCTGGGCCCTGGAGACCGTGTTCAATCTCTTCCTTATGTTGATCCACGGCGGCCAG TTCCTGTAAGAATTGTCGATCCTTCCAAAGACTTGAATTCTTATGGACTTGGAAATGTTGACTGGAAGGAGAGAGTGGAAGGTTGGAAGCTGAAACAGGAAAAGAATATGGTCCAGATGACCAACAAATACAGTGAAGGGAAAGGAGATATCGAAGGCACAGGGTCAAATGGAGAAGAACTTCAGAC GGCTGATGATGCTCGCCAACCATTGAGCCGGGTCGTGCCCATTCCTTCTTCACATCTTACTCCTTATCGTGTTGTGATCATTCTCCGATTGATAATCTTGGGCTTTTTCTTGCAATATCGTTGTACTCATCCGGTGAAGGATGCTTATCCTCTGTGGCTGACATCAGTCATCTGTGAGATCTGGTTTGCCTTATCCTGGCTTCTGGATCAGTTTCCAAAATGGTATCCTATTAACCGTGAGACATACCTTGAAAGACTTGCCTTGAG GTATGACAGAGAGGGCGAGCCTTCACAGTTAGCACCTGTCGATGTGTTTGTGAGTACAGTGGATCCTATGAAAGAGCCTCCTCTTATAACTGCCAACACTGTGCTGTCCATTCTTGCTGTGGATTACCCTGTCGACAAAGTCTCCTGTTATGTTTCAGATGATGGTGCAGCAATGCTGACCTTTGAAGCCCTCTCTGAAACTGCAGAATTTGCCAGGAAATGGGTTCCTTTCTGCAAGAAGCACAATATTGAGCCCAGAGCCCCCGAGTTCTATTTTGCTCAGAAGATAGATTACCTGAAAGACAAGATTCAGCCTTCCTTTGTGAAAGAGCGCAGAGCAATGAAG AGAGAATATGAAGAATTTAAGGTACGGATCAATGCTCTTGTTGCAAAGGCTCAAAAGATGCCTGAAGAAGGATGGACAATGCAAGATGGAACTCCTTGGCCTGGAAATAATACCCGTGATCATCCAGGAATGATTCag GTCTTTCTGGGGCACAGTGGTGGCCTTGATACAGATGGAAATGAGCTACCTCGGCTGGTTTATGTTTCTCGTGAGAAGCGCCCAGGATTCCAACATCACAAGAAAGCCGGAGCTATGAACGCTTTG ATTCGTGTCTCCGCTGTCCTCACAAATGGAGCATATCTTTTGAATGTTGATTGTGACCACTACTTCAACAACAGCAAAGCTCTTAAAGAAGCCATGTGCTTTATGATGGATCGTGTTCTTGGAAAGAAGACTTGCTATGTGCAATTCCCACAGCGTTTCGATGGCATTGATTTGCATGATCGATATGCTAACCGCAACATCGTCTTCTTTGAT ATCAACTTGAAGGGGTTGGATGGCCTTCAGGGCCCTGTTTATGTGGGAACTGGGTGTTGCTTTAATAGGCAAGCTCTTTATGGGTATGATCCAGTCCTAACAGAAGAAGATCTGCAACCAAACATTATTGTCAAAAGTTGTTGTGGTACAAGGAAGAAGGGAAGAAGTGCTAATAAGAAGTACATTGATAAGAAGCGAGAAATGAAAAGAACTGAATCGAACATTCCTATCTTCAACATAGAAGATATGGAAGAGGGTGTCGAAG GATATGACGATGAGAAGTCACTTCTTATGTCTCAGAAGAGCTTGGAGAAGCGTTTCGGTCAATCTCCAGTCTTCATTGCTGCTACTTTTATGGAAATGGGAGGCATCCCACCGACGACAAATCCGTCTACTCTCTTGAAAGAAGCAATTCATGTCATTAGCTGTGGATACGAGGATAAGACTGAGTGGGGCAAAGAG ATCGGGTGGATCTACGGTTCCGTCACAGAGGATATTTTAACTGGGTTTAAGATGCACGCGCGAGGATGGATTTCTATCTATTGTATGCCTCCTCGCCCTGCGTTCAAAGGGTCTGCTCCCATCAATCTGTCCGATCGTTTGAACCAGGTCCTTAGGTGGGCTCTTGGATCCATTGAAATTCTTCTAAGCAGGCATTGTCCCATATGGTATGGCTACAACGGGAGACTACAGCTCCTAGAGAGACTCGCATATATCAACACCATTGTTTATCCGCTCACCTCAATTCCGTTGCTTGCTTATTGTGTTCTTCCTGCTATCTGTCTTCTCACTAACAAATTTATCATTCCAGAG ATAAGCAATTTTGCTAGCATGTGGTTCATTCTTCTCTTCGTCTCGATTTTTGCCACTGGGATACTGGAAATGAGGTGGGGTGGTGTTAGCGTTGAGGACTGGTGGAGAAACGAACAATTCTGGGTCATTGGTGGGACATCGGCTCATCTCTTTGCCGTCTTCCAGGGTCTCCTGAAAGTACTTGCTGGAATTGATACCAATTTCACTGTCACTTCAAAGGCATCAGACGATGATGGAGAGTTTGCTGAGCTTTACGTGTTCAAATGGACGTCCCTCCTCATTCCTCCCACCACCGTCCTCATTGTGAACTTGGTGGGAATTGTAGCCGGTGTTTCCTATGCTATTAACAGTGGATATCAGTCGTGGGGTCCTCTTTTTGGGAAATTGTTTTTCGCCATTTGGGTTATCGTCCACCTTTATCCTTTCCTCAAAGGTTTGTTGGGACGGCAAAATCGCACTCCTACAATCGTCATCGTCTGGTCTATTCTCCTTGCATCCATTTTCTCTCTGCTTTGGGTGCGGATCGACCCCTTCACATCAGAAGCCACAAGGAGGGCTGCAAATGGACAATGTGGGGTCAACTGCTAG